From a region of the Armatimonadota bacterium genome:
- a CDS encoding Phenylacetic acid catabolic protein has protein sequence MNHEVTSAPELALPALVNLIVVLADTKYFLGRRLSEWAPAAPFLEASVACAAIAQEDLGHSRAIYPLLEDLAYPNRPAPLERETDRDRRFCVRFLDAPFPTWSHVVAAAVLVDTAVTTMFEALVASRHEALASRVRRALEEERAHLGYAESLVRRLAAIPGGAAALQARVDEALTEMLCWYGPTGEAGVEMLRSQGFLAAANDALRQAYLRRVAPLLLEVGVHLPVRWNLEEGSWEVPPLPWERWNATQRRLEA, from the coding sequence ATGAACCACGAGGTCACCTCCGCCCCCGAGCTGGCGCTGCCGGCGCTGGTCAACCTCATCGTGGTCCTGGCGGATACCAAGTACTTCCTGGGGCGACGCCTCTCCGAGTGGGCGCCGGCCGCGCCGTTTCTGGAAGCGTCGGTGGCGTGCGCCGCCATCGCCCAGGAGGACCTGGGGCACTCGCGGGCCATCTATCCGCTACTGGAGGATCTGGCGTACCCCAACCGGCCCGCGCCCCTGGAGCGCGAGACCGACCGCGACCGCCGTTTCTGCGTGCGCTTCCTGGATGCGCCGTTTCCCACCTGGTCTCACGTAGTGGCCGCCGCTGTCCTGGTGGACACGGCGGTCACCACCATGTTTGAGGCGTTGGTGGCTTCTCGTCACGAGGCGCTGGCCAGCCGCGTACGGCGCGCGCTGGAGGAGGAGCGCGCGCACCTGGGCTACGCGGAGAGCCTGGTCCGCCGGCTGGCGGCGATCCCCGGGGGAGCGGCGGCCCTGCAGGCGCGCGTGGACGAGGCACTGACAGAGATGCTGTGCTGGTACGGACCGACCGGGGAGGCGGGCGTGGAGATGCTGCGGAGCCAGGGTTTCCTTGCCGCTGCCAACGACGCTCTCCGCCAGGCGTACCTCCGCCGGGTGGCGCCGCTGCTGCTGGAGGTGGGCGTGCATCTCCCGGTGCGGTGGAATCTCGAGGAGGGCAGCTGGGAGGTGCCGCCGCTCCCGTGGGAAAGGTGGAACGCGACACAGCGCCGGCTCGAGGCCTGA
- a CDS encoding aldehyde dehydrogenase family protein, with the protein MALLVINGEMVPARSGQQMPVLNPATEEVVDTVPRAGPEDVDAAVAAARRAFDTWAKTDPDERAHKIREGLARVRAHAPEVADLLVREQGKPLHEASGELTHFLHGMEFYADLASKQRGVYAPLPSALGRAYGLVIRRPVGICAAIVPWNFPLTLMGTKIGPALAAGNTVVIKPASTTPLATLRVIGLMNEVLPAGVLNVITGPGPLVGEALAGHPDVRRVAFTGQTTTGRRIMEVAGPSFKRVTLELGGSDPVIVCADADLDKAVRGVLIGRFWNCGQACLAAKRVYVFAEVYQAFLEKLLAGVARYEPGEGWVKAERPRIRLGPLHTAEQRQEIVEQLQDALGRGARVAYGGAVPEGRDKGYFFTPTVVTGAPHDSRVVQEETFGPLLPVFKVSGIDEAIRLANDSVYGLGSSIWTYNVRWIHRAAQEIEAGMTWVNQVHYGYDELPFGGVKASGIGREHGIEAMDYYVEGKSVVVGDLE; encoded by the coding sequence ATGGCGTTGCTGGTAATCAACGGTGAGATGGTCCCGGCCAGAAGCGGCCAGCAGATGCCGGTGCTGAACCCGGCCACCGAGGAGGTGGTCGACACCGTGCCCAGGGCCGGGCCCGAGGACGTCGACGCCGCGGTGGCGGCGGCGCGGCGGGCGTTCGACACCTGGGCGAAGACCGACCCGGACGAGCGCGCCCACAAGATCCGCGAGGGCCTGGCCCGGGTCCGGGCCCACGCTCCGGAGGTGGCCGACCTCCTGGTGCGTGAGCAGGGGAAGCCGCTGCATGAGGCCAGCGGCGAGCTCACCCACTTTCTCCACGGGATGGAGTTCTACGCGGACCTGGCCAGCAAGCAACGCGGGGTCTATGCTCCCCTGCCGTCGGCGTTGGGCAGGGCCTACGGCCTGGTGATCCGCCGGCCCGTGGGGATCTGCGCCGCCATCGTGCCGTGGAACTTCCCGCTCACGCTGATGGGTACCAAGATCGGCCCGGCGCTGGCGGCCGGCAACACCGTAGTGATCAAGCCGGCGAGCACTACCCCACTGGCGACGCTGCGCGTCATCGGTCTGATGAACGAGGTGCTGCCGGCCGGCGTCCTCAACGTGATTACAGGCCCCGGCCCGCTGGTAGGTGAGGCGCTGGCGGGGCATCCAGATGTGCGACGTGTGGCCTTCACCGGGCAGACCACCACCGGCCGGCGGATCATGGAGGTGGCCGGGCCGTCGTTCAAACGCGTGACGCTGGAGCTGGGTGGCTCCGACCCGGTCATCGTCTGCGCGGACGCCGACCTGGACAAGGCCGTCCGCGGCGTGCTGATCGGTCGCTTCTGGAACTGCGGTCAGGCGTGTCTGGCGGCCAAGCGAGTCTACGTCTTCGCCGAGGTCTACCAGGCCTTCCTGGAAAAGCTCCTCGCCGGTGTGGCGCGCTATGAGCCGGGGGAGGGATGGGTGAAGGCGGAACGGCCCCGGATCCGCCTGGGTCCCCTGCACACCGCCGAACAGCGTCAGGAGATCGTCGAGCAACTCCAGGATGCCCTGGGCCGGGGCGCCCGGGTGGCCTATGGGGGCGCGGTGCCCGAGGGGCGCGACAAAGGGTACTTCTTCACGCCCACCGTGGTCACCGGGGCGCCGCACGACAGCCGGGTGGTTCAGGAGGAGACATTCGGGCCGCTCCTGCCGGTGTTCAAAGTCTCGGGCATCGATGAGGCGATCCGGCTGGCCAACGACTCGGTCTACGGTCTGGGCTCGTCTATCTGGACCTACAACGTCCGGTGGATCCACCGGGCGGCCCAGGAGATCGAGGCCGGAATGACCTGGGTGAATCAGGTCCACTATGGGTACGACGAACTGCCGTTCGGCGGGGTGAAGGCGTCGGGGATCGGACGCGAGCACGGCATCGAGGCCATGGACTACTACGTCGAGGGCAAGTCGGTGGTCGTCGGCGACCTGGAATAG
- a CDS encoding ABC transporter ATP-binding protein, translating into MSPQSDGPFLECHRLTKMFGGMVAVAEVSLAVSPRSIVGLIGPNGAGKTTVLNLISGVLRPNAGTVRLRGRDITGLAPHAVARLGVGRVLQIPRLFPGMTVLENVTVGALFGDGSPRRSQAEARRQAQETLALVGLEDKQDQPVARLTLQEKKLVDLARALAARPQLILIDEVMSGLNPGEVEECVQLLRRVRDERHVAIIWVEHVMKAIMSAAERVFVLNYGRLIAAGTPDVIARDPAVIQAYLGVTEPAQRGGPSR; encoded by the coding sequence ATGTCCCCGCAGAGTGACGGACCGTTCCTGGAGTGCCACCGGCTCACCAAGATGTTCGGGGGCATGGTGGCGGTGGCGGAGGTGAGCTTAGCGGTCTCTCCCCGGAGCATCGTGGGGCTTATCGGCCCCAACGGGGCCGGGAAGACTACCGTGCTCAACCTGATCAGCGGTGTCCTCCGTCCCAATGCCGGTACCGTCCGGCTGCGCGGACGGGACATCACCGGGCTCGCCCCCCACGCCGTGGCGCGGCTGGGCGTGGGACGTGTGCTCCAGATCCCCCGGCTCTTCCCGGGGATGACCGTGCTGGAGAACGTGACGGTGGGGGCGCTGTTCGGCGACGGATCTCCTCGGCGGTCTCAAGCAGAGGCCCGGCGCCAGGCCCAGGAGACCCTGGCCCTGGTGGGACTGGAGGACAAACAGGACCAGCCCGTCGCCAGGCTAACATTACAGGAGAAGAAACTGGTGGACCTGGCCCGCGCCCTGGCGGCTCGGCCCCAGTTGATCCTGATCGACGAGGTGATGAGCGGACTCAACCCGGGGGAGGTCGAGGAGTGCGTGCAGTTGCTCCGCCGCGTGCGGGATGAGCGGCACGTGGCCATTATCTGGGTGGAGCACGTGATGAAAGCCATCATGAGCGCCGCCGAGCGCGTCTTCGTCCTGAACTACGGTCGGTTGATCGCCGCGGGCACGCCCGATGTCATCGCCAGGGACCCGGCCGTCATCCAGGCGTACCTGGGTGTGACGGAACCGGCGCAGCGGGGAGGGCCAAGCCGCTAG
- a CDS encoding ABC transporter substrate-binding protein, which produces MRTMIAAAAILTLLAATLGPAAAQPQPVRIAFLSSLSGPFAFWGVNARDGMKMAVAEVNAGGGVLGRPLELVERDDRNNPAEAITAFRSLVERDRIVAAGGVISSDVALAAAREAESLRVPLFLTMAGSHAILTRRTRFTFRTCLVAAPMYVQAIAGMVQREKYTRVGAIVADYAWGHSIREAFERYVAPLPGVRTQQEVAPVVTPDFTPYLRRLQPLNPQLLVAAGHPPGNPTIVRQMWELGMTAPVIGSVLPPELMVQRAGDAVYGRFQDYSCVDFQNPTWARLAARFHTEYKRYFDNSALSGYVIVKMVADAARRAKSTDPPVLADTIRKGRFIQAGHGWPLSYTEWGEMKEARPIIFVIERGEAPGGANPGAGWFQKWLFRPPAVEPYVPAE; this is translated from the coding sequence ATGCGGACCATGATTGCGGCCGCCGCCATCCTGACGCTCTTGGCGGCGACCCTGGGGCCGGCCGCGGCGCAGCCGCAGCCGGTGCGGATCGCCTTTCTCAGTTCGCTCAGCGGTCCATTCGCCTTCTGGGGCGTCAACGCCCGGGACGGCATGAAGATGGCCGTCGCGGAGGTGAACGCCGGCGGCGGGGTGCTGGGGCGGCCACTCGAGCTGGTGGAACGGGACGACCGGAACAACCCGGCGGAGGCCATCACGGCCTTTCGGTCCCTGGTGGAGCGGGACCGGATTGTCGCGGCCGGAGGGGTGATCTCCAGCGATGTGGCCCTGGCCGCAGCTCGCGAGGCCGAGAGCCTGCGCGTTCCTCTCTTTCTGACCATGGCCGGCTCCCACGCCATCCTCACCCGCCGGACCCGGTTCACCTTCCGGACGTGCCTGGTGGCCGCGCCGATGTACGTCCAGGCCATCGCGGGGATGGTGCAGCGAGAAAAGTACACGCGTGTGGGAGCCATCGTCGCCGACTATGCCTGGGGACACTCCATCCGGGAGGCGTTTGAGCGGTATGTGGCTCCCCTGCCCGGCGTCCGCACGCAGCAGGAGGTCGCGCCGGTGGTTACGCCTGACTTCACGCCATACCTGCGGCGGCTCCAGCCGCTGAATCCTCAGCTGCTGGTGGCGGCGGGCCATCCTCCGGGCAACCCCACCATTGTCCGCCAAATGTGGGAGCTCGGCATGACGGCGCCGGTGATCGGCTCCGTGTTGCCGCCGGAGTTGATGGTGCAGCGGGCGGGGGACGCCGTCTACGGCCGCTTCCAGGACTACTCCTGCGTCGACTTTCAGAACCCTACCTGGGCGCGTCTCGCCGCCAGGTTCCACACCGAGTACAAGCGCTACTTCGACAACAGCGCGCTCTCCGGGTATGTCATCGTCAAGATGGTGGCGGACGCCGCCCGGCGGGCGAAGAGCACGGACCCGCCGGTACTCGCGGACACGATTCGCAAGGGGCGCTTCATCCAGGCCGGCCACGGCTGGCCCCTCTCCTATACTGAATGGGGAGAGATGAAGGAAGCTCGCCCGATCATCTTTGTCATCGAGCGTGGGGAGGCCCCCGGCGGTGCCAACCCCGGCGCGGGCTGGTTCCAGAAGTGGCTGTTCCGTCCCCCGGCCGTCGAGCCGTATGTCCCCGCAGAGTGA
- a CDS encoding branched-chain amino acid ABC transporter permease — protein MIPVLVTGAVLALLPWVFGTGGYSLRITTLMLVMIIYTVAFNIIFGHTRQLFLCLGALAGLSAYLSVILVREARLAPAAGIALGTLGAGTLGALLSYVAARRGLGVIFAGIVTLVVSLIFQNLLLGLRRYTNGETGIVTQGLGVGLAGYPVVAYYALLALLVLALGVYRWLMDGRPGLAFGALSEDELTAELAGIDVTRYKVLAAAVGSGLIGLAGALFADFNGFISPSIFSLAHIDIVVLIALLLGGMRTLLGPVIGAAAFTLIDELVRPFGQATVLAYGVLLIVLFLAFRQGLVPFVRRLARVPVP, from the coding sequence ATGATACCGGTCCTGGTAACGGGGGCGGTCCTGGCCCTCCTCCCGTGGGTCTTCGGCACTGGCGGCTACTCTCTGCGCATCACCACCCTGATGCTGGTCATGATCATCTACACCGTAGCATTCAACATCATCTTCGGACACACCAGACAGCTCTTTCTCTGCCTGGGCGCCCTGGCCGGACTCTCCGCCTACCTGTCGGTGATTCTGGTGCGGGAAGCGCGGCTGGCCCCGGCGGCGGGCATTGCCCTGGGCACTCTGGGGGCTGGCACGCTGGGCGCGTTACTCAGCTACGTGGCCGCCCGCCGGGGGCTCGGGGTAATCTTCGCGGGCATCGTGACCCTGGTGGTGTCACTCATCTTCCAGAACCTCCTCCTGGGGCTCCGGCGGTACACGAACGGCGAAACCGGGATCGTCACCCAGGGGCTGGGGGTTGGTCTAGCCGGATACCCGGTGGTCGCGTACTACGCCCTCCTGGCCCTCCTGGTCCTGGCCCTGGGGGTGTACCGGTGGCTCATGGACGGCCGGCCCGGGCTGGCCTTCGGCGCGCTCAGCGAGGACGAGCTGACCGCGGAGCTGGCCGGGATCGACGTGACGCGCTACAAGGTGCTGGCGGCCGCGGTGGGATCGGGCCTGATCGGCCTGGCCGGAGCCCTGTTCGCCGACTTCAACGGGTTCATCAGTCCCAGCATCTTCTCCCTGGCGCACATCGACATCGTGGTCCTTATCGCCCTGCTGTTGGGCGGGATGCGGACGCTGCTTGGGCCTGTCATCGGTGCCGCCGCCTTCACCCTTATCGACGAGCTTGTGCGACCGTTCGGGCAGGCCACGGTGCTGGCGTACGGCGTTCTGCTGATCGTTCTTTTCCTGGCGTTTCGGCAGGGACTGGTACCGTTCGTGCGTCGCCTGGCCCGCGTGCCTGTGCCCTGA
- a CDS encoding branched-chain amino acid ABC transporter permease, with protein MIAVLIDGMVQGLQLGLLGVGITLVYGLGGVLNLAHGQLAVTTGVAAALLIGAGLHPAPAAMLGVLGAGLLGVVMDRTLLRPAYRRRGEERLLLALILTLGFAFVVDGFLAYRYPSVALTLRLPAPAVVLAGVRIRTVSLAVAGLGLAAFVLLGLFLRSTLLGSAVRSIMQNETGAVLCGIDVDRARTIVVGLSALLAGLAGLAQGLFSHVGPEMGPEFTVLALIVAVVGGVRSLTGTFVAGLLLGLVNAFSSFYVGTYLTWILLLLAALLTLLVRPEGLLAYWT; from the coding sequence GTGATCGCCGTCCTGATCGACGGGATGGTGCAGGGGCTACAGCTGGGGCTACTCGGGGTCGGCATCACCCTGGTCTACGGCCTGGGCGGCGTGCTGAACCTGGCCCACGGGCAGCTGGCCGTGACCACGGGGGTAGCGGCGGCCCTGCTCATCGGCGCTGGCCTCCATCCCGCGCCCGCCGCCATGCTCGGGGTCCTGGGCGCCGGTCTGCTGGGTGTGGTCATGGATCGGACGCTGTTGCGACCTGCGTACCGTCGCCGGGGGGAAGAGCGGCTCCTGCTGGCGCTTATCCTGACCCTGGGCTTCGCCTTCGTCGTCGACGGCTTCCTGGCCTATCGCTATCCGAGCGTGGCGCTGACGCTGCGGCTGCCGGCCCCCGCCGTGGTCCTGGCAGGGGTGCGCATCCGCACGGTCAGCCTGGCGGTGGCAGGTCTGGGGCTGGCGGCCTTTGTCCTCCTGGGCCTGTTCCTGCGGAGCACGCTCCTGGGAAGCGCGGTGCGCTCCATCATGCAGAACGAGACGGGCGCGGTCCTGTGCGGCATCGACGTGGACCGGGCGCGCACCATCGTCGTCGGCCTGAGCGCCCTCCTGGCGGGGCTGGCCGGTCTGGCCCAGGGGCTCTTCTCGCACGTGGGGCCGGAGATGGGGCCGGAGTTCACCGTCCTGGCCCTCATCGTTGCGGTTGTCGGTGGGGTGCGCAGCCTGACCGGTACCTTCGTCGCCGGCCTGCTCCTTGGCCTGGTGAATGCCTTTTCCAGCTTCTACGTGGGGACATATCTCACGTGGATCCTGCTCCTCCTGGCGGCTCTGCTCACCCTGCTGGTGCGCCCCGAGGGCCTGCTGGCCTACTGGACATGA
- a CDS encoding aldehyde dehydrogenase family protein gives MAEMFIDGQSVSFAGLDRLAVTNPASGEVIDTVPRGGSSEVDAAVNAAATAFPAWRDLPAARRGELVAAAARAVLGRLDELAPLLVAEQGKPLREARLEIRRFVHTLEYYAGLAKNLRGGYVPNLDQGAYGMILKQPMGVVAAIVPWNFPVSLLGNKLGPALVAGNTVVAKPAETTPLATLRVAAIMHAAGVPSGVFNVVTGRGSEAGRALVEHPRVRKVAFTGSTPVGREILARAAADLKRVTLELGGSDPMIVCDDADLETAAGAASVGRFFNCGQACLAVKRLYVFERVADEFLRHLQARVGRLRLGPGDAEGVLIGPLHTAQGRETIEAQVADALAGGARVLLGARRPAGATFARGFFYEPTVLLEPAPDARVAREEVFGPVLPVWRVRDLDDAIRRANDSIYGLGSSIWTRDLDRASYAAERLEAGWTWINSPPKIYDELPHGGVKQSGIGKEHGSEALDYYMETKSVVVRRSS, from the coding sequence ATGGCTGAGATGTTCATCGACGGGCAGAGCGTCTCGTTCGCCGGGCTTGACCGGCTGGCCGTGACGAACCCGGCCAGCGGCGAGGTCATCGACACCGTGCCCCGGGGCGGATCCTCCGAGGTCGACGCGGCCGTCAACGCCGCGGCCACGGCTTTTCCCGCCTGGCGCGACCTCCCCGCCGCCCGCCGCGGGGAGCTCGTGGCCGCCGCGGCGCGCGCCGTCCTGGGGCGGCTGGACGAGCTGGCCCCGCTGCTCGTGGCCGAGCAGGGCAAACCCCTCCGCGAGGCCCGTCTGGAGATCCGGCGCTTCGTGCACACGCTGGAGTACTACGCCGGCCTGGCCAAGAACCTCCGGGGCGGATACGTACCCAACCTCGACCAGGGCGCCTACGGAATGATCCTCAAGCAGCCCATGGGTGTGGTGGCCGCCATCGTCCCCTGGAACTTCCCGGTGTCGCTGCTGGGCAACAAGCTGGGCCCCGCCCTGGTGGCCGGCAATACCGTTGTGGCCAAGCCGGCGGAGACCACCCCGCTCGCCACCCTGCGCGTGGCGGCCATCATGCACGCCGCTGGTGTGCCCTCCGGGGTGTTCAACGTCGTGACCGGTCGGGGCTCCGAGGCCGGCCGGGCGCTGGTGGAACACCCCCGGGTGCGCAAGGTGGCGTTCACCGGCTCCACGCCCGTGGGCAGGGAGATCCTGGCCCGCGCGGCGGCCGACCTCAAGCGCGTCACGCTGGAACTCGGCGGCTCCGATCCCATGATCGTCTGCGACGACGCCGATCTGGAGACCGCCGCCGGCGCGGCCAGCGTGGGGCGCTTCTTCAATTGCGGGCAGGCCTGCCTGGCGGTGAAGCGGCTCTACGTCTTCGAGCGCGTGGCCGACGAGTTCCTCCGCCACCTGCAGGCCCGCGTCGGCAGGTTGCGTCTGGGGCCGGGCGACGCCGAGGGGGTCCTGATCGGGCCGCTACACACCGCACAAGGGCGCGAGACCATCGAGGCCCAGGTGGCCGACGCCCTGGCTGGCGGCGCCAGGGTCCTGCTGGGCGCCAGGCGTCCCGCCGGGGCGACCTTCGCCCGCGGCTTCTTCTACGAGCCCACGGTGCTGCTGGAGCCCGCGCCCGATGCCCGCGTGGCCCGCGAGGAGGTCTTTGGTCCCGTGCTGCCCGTCTGGCGCGTGCGCGACCTGGATGACGCCATCCGCCGGGCCAACGACTCGATCTACGGGCTGGGGTCGTCTATCTGGACCCGCGACCTGGACCGCGCCTCGTATGCCGCCGAGCGGCTGGAGGCGGGGTGGACCTGGATCAACTCGCCGCCCAAGATCTATGACGAACTCCCCCACGGCGGAGTCAAGCAGAGCGGGATCGGCAAGGAGCACGGCAGCGAAGCCCTCGATTACTATATGGAGACAAAGTCGGTGGTGGTGCGCAGGTCCTCGTGA
- a CDS encoding enoyl-CoA hydratase/isomerase family protein: protein MAVEYTREGSVGFITLNRPPANSYEITFMEELERAIRAAAEDAGARAVVVRSALEKFFCAGADIKAFGENTPEQNMAMCRLAHRALARIAAVPKVFIAQIAGHALGGGLEIALACDLRFGADGTYSLGVPEATLGLLPGNGGTQRLPRLIGWSRALDLMITGRRISPGEAQALGILDRVFPPDRLDAETLAYAQALTEGSASAIGAIKLAVHQGRERPLDDGLRIERELLDGLFRSPDGQEGVRAFIERRKPQFAPIVEPADLQRG, encoded by the coding sequence ATGGCCGTCGAGTACACGCGCGAAGGGTCGGTGGGGTTCATCACCCTCAACCGCCCGCCCGCCAACTCCTACGAGATCACCTTCATGGAGGAGCTGGAGCGGGCCATTCGGGCGGCCGCCGAGGATGCCGGGGCCCGGGCGGTGGTCGTCCGCAGCGCGCTGGAGAAGTTCTTCTGCGCCGGTGCCGACATCAAAGCCTTCGGCGAGAACACCCCCGAACAGAACATGGCGATGTGCCGCCTGGCCCACCGCGCGCTGGCCCGCATTGCCGCCGTTCCCAAGGTCTTCATCGCCCAGATCGCCGGGCACGCGCTGGGGGGAGGCCTGGAGATAGCCCTGGCCTGCGACCTGCGCTTCGGCGCCGACGGCACCTACAGCCTGGGCGTCCCCGAGGCGACCCTGGGACTGCTGCCCGGCAACGGCGGCACGCAGCGCCTGCCGCGTCTGATCGGCTGGAGCCGGGCGCTGGACCTGATGATCACCGGCCGGCGCATCTCACCCGGAGAAGCGCAGGCCCTGGGGATCCTGGACCGGGTGTTTCCTCCTGACCGTCTCGACGCCGAGACCCTCGCCTACGCCCAGGCGCTGACCGAAGGCTCCGCCTCGGCGATCGGGGCCATCAAGCTGGCCGTGCACCAGGGGCGGGAACGGCCGCTGGACGACGGGCTGCGCATCGAGCGTGAGCTGCTGGACGGCCTCTTCCGCAGTCCGGACGGCCAGGAGGGGGTGCGCGCGTTCATTGAAAGACGCAAGCCACAGTTCGCTCCGATAGTGGAACCGGCAGATCTGCAGAGGGGGTGA
- a CDS encoding ABC transporter ATP-binding protein — MLSVEGLATAYDDIPILRDVSLKVRRGEAVGVIGPNGAGKTTLLRTIAGLVRPRAGSIAWEGLRLDELPAHVVARLGIVYVPAERELFPQMTVLEHLRLGTYPHPAGFKARVEFVYDLFPRLAERRHQRAGTLSGGEQQMLAIARGVMMQPQVLLLDEPSTGLAPLLVAELYHQLGRLRDAGLTVLLAEQQVPRALEFCERLYVLENGEVVLAGAPDDLLADSALKRAYLGVA, encoded by the coding sequence ATGCTGTCCGTTGAGGGATTGGCGACGGCCTACGACGACATCCCCATCCTGCGGGACGTCAGCCTGAAGGTCCGGCGGGGCGAGGCTGTGGGGGTGATCGGCCCCAACGGGGCGGGCAAGACTACCCTCCTGCGCACCATTGCCGGACTGGTGCGGCCGCGTGCCGGGAGCATCGCCTGGGAAGGCCTGCGGCTGGACGAGCTGCCAGCGCACGTGGTGGCGCGGCTCGGCATCGTGTACGTGCCGGCCGAGCGCGAGCTGTTCCCGCAGATGACGGTCCTGGAGCACCTCCGGCTGGGAACCTACCCGCACCCCGCCGGCTTCAAGGCCCGCGTCGAGTTCGTCTACGACCTGTTCCCGCGACTGGCGGAGCGCCGCCACCAGCGGGCGGGGACCCTGAGCGGCGGAGAACAGCAGATGCTGGCCATCGCCCGCGGCGTAATGATGCAGCCCCAGGTCCTGCTCCTCGACGAGCCCTCCACGGGCCTGGCCCCCCTGCTGGTGGCGGAACTATACCACCAGCTCGGCCGGCTGCGTGACGCCGGCCTCACCGTCCTGCTGGCCGAGCAGCAGGTGCCGCGGGCGCTGGAATTCTGCGAGCGCCTGTACGTGCTGGAGAACGGAGAGGTGGTTCTGGCGGGGGCCCCGGACGACCTCCTGGCAGACTCCGCGCTGAAGCGCGCCTACCTGGGGGTGGCCTGA
- a CDS encoding benzoate-CoA ligase family protein — protein sequence MVEVPLQYNASLVLDRNVEAGRAGKVAIRCGDEQVTYGDLLARVCRCGSALQRLGVRREERVVMVLNDTPAFPTVFYGALRIGAVPVPTNPLLRWEDHRYFIQDSYARVVVTDLEHLEKVRQAAEGVADPVTLVVANGRAEGALALDDLLASGLPDLAPASTHRDDMAFILYSSGSTGLPKGVVHLHHDIPYTCETYARHVLQLTDADITYSAAKLFHAYGLGNNMTFPYWAGAATVLVPGRPAPQPVLETIQRFRPTVFFGVPTLYNAILNFPDCTRYDLSSLRLCVSAAEALPAEIWRRWKETFGLVILDGIGTTEMLHIFASNTREALRPGSSGKPVPGYEVKIVDDEGRPVPPGGAGHLMVKGDSAAPYYWHFHEKSKATMVGEWMRTGDWYRMDREGFLWYEGRSDDMLKVGGLWVSPIEVENSLIEHPAVREAAVVGIEVEGLTKMKAFVILREGFVGSAALAAELQEWCKTKLERYEYPQFVEFVADLPRTVTGKIQRFKLRQAHPTPASS from the coding sequence ATGGTGGAGGTACCGTTGCAGTACAATGCCTCGCTTGTGCTGGACCGCAACGTGGAAGCGGGGCGGGCCGGCAAGGTGGCCATCAGGTGCGGGGACGAGCAGGTCACCTACGGAGACCTGCTGGCACGGGTCTGCCGGTGCGGTAGCGCCTTGCAGCGGCTGGGGGTGCGGCGGGAGGAGCGGGTGGTCATGGTGCTCAACGACACGCCCGCCTTCCCCACGGTCTTCTACGGCGCGCTACGCATCGGCGCGGTGCCGGTGCCGACCAACCCGCTGCTGCGGTGGGAAGATCACCGCTACTTCATCCAGGACAGCTATGCCCGGGTGGTGGTGACGGACCTGGAGCACCTGGAGAAGGTCCGGCAGGCCGCCGAAGGCGTCGCCGACCCGGTCACGCTTGTCGTGGCCAACGGCCGGGCGGAGGGGGCGCTGGCGCTGGACGACCTGCTGGCCTCAGGCCTGCCCGACCTGGCGCCCGCCTCCACCCACCGCGACGACATGGCCTTCATCCTCTACAGTTCCGGCAGTACCGGACTCCCCAAGGGCGTGGTGCACCTGCACCACGACATCCCCTACACGTGTGAGACCTACGCCCGGCACGTACTGCAACTCACCGACGCCGACATCACCTACTCCGCGGCCAAACTCTTCCACGCCTACGGCCTGGGCAACAACATGACCTTCCCCTACTGGGCGGGTGCGGCCACGGTCCTGGTGCCGGGGCGCCCGGCTCCCCAGCCGGTGCTGGAGACAATACAGCGGTTCCGGCCCACGGTGTTCTTCGGGGTACCCACCCTGTACAACGCCATCCTCAACTTCCCCGACTGCACGCGCTACGACCTCTCGTCGCTGCGACTGTGTGTCTCGGCGGCCGAGGCCCTCCCGGCCGAGATCTGGCGGCGGTGGAAGGAGACGTTCGGGCTGGTCATTCTCGACGGCATCGGCACCACCGAGATGCTGCACATCTTCGCCTCCAACACCCGGGAGGCGCTCCGCCCCGGCTCCAGCGGGAAGCCGGTGCCGGGCTACGAGGTCAAGATCGTGGATGATGAGGGGCGGCCGGTGCCGCCCGGCGGCGCTGGCCACCTGATGGTCAAGGGGGACTCGGCGGCGCCCTACTACTGGCACTTCCACGAGAAGTCCAAGGCCACCATGGTCGGTGAGTGGATGCGCACCGGTGACTGGTACCGGATGGACCGGGAAGGCTTCCTCTGGTACGAAGGCCGCTCGGACGACATGCTGAAGGTCGGGGGCCTGTGGGTCTCCCCCATCGAGGTGGAGAACAGCCTGATCGAGCACCCGGCGGTGCGGGAGGCCGCGGTGGTGGGGATCGAGGTCGAGGGCCTGACCAAGATGAAGGCCTTCGTCATTCTGCGGGAGGGGTTTGTGGGGTCGGCGGCGCTGGCGGCGGAGCTGCAGGAGTGGTGTAAGACGAAGCTGGAGCGGTATGAGTACCCGCAGTTCGTGGAGTTCGTGGCCGACCTGCCCAGGACGGTGACGGGGAAGATCCAGCGATTCAAGCTACGGCAGGCCCACCCCACGCCGGCCTCGTCGTAG